From Fusobacterium varium, one genomic window encodes:
- a CDS encoding type II toxin-antitoxin system PemK/MazF family toxin codes for MKKFNRIFRKTLKQIKKILKENDYLLLTTSLVNFLKNNKRILQDPKLELAQAKRGYVYSVDFGYNTGSELRDRHYCVVLAVQGKVANIVPFTSKNPQGSMITRVDLGIIPKLSTKKVSYALPNQITTVSRSRLMTPRVKGKMVNVKLTAQQMEAIENGLASLLFKNP; via the coding sequence ATGAAAAAATTTAATAGAATTTTTAGAAAAACATTAAAACAAATCAAAAAAATTTTGAAAGAGAATGACTATCTTTTGCTGACGACATCTTTAGTAAATTTCTTGAAAAATAATAAAAGGATTTTACAAGACCCAAAATTAGAACTAGCTCAAGCAAAAAGAGGGTATGTATATTCTGTTGATTTTGGATATAATACAGGCTCAGAGCTAAGAGATAGACATTATTGTGTGGTATTAGCAGTTCAAGGAAAAGTAGCAAACATAGTTCCTTTTACTTCAAAAAATCCACAAGGGTCAATGATTACGAGGGTAGACTTAGGAATTATTCCTAAATTATCTACAAAAAAAGTTTCTTATGCTTTGCCTAATCAAATAACAACTGTGAGTAGGTCAAGATTAATGACGCCAAGAGTAAAAGGAAAAATGGTCAATGTTAAATTAACTGCTCAACAAATGGAAGCTATAGAAAATGGTTTAGCTTCTTTGTTGTTTAAAAATCCTTGA